From Fundulus heteroclitus isolate FHET01 chromosome 14, MU-UCD_Fhet_4.1, whole genome shotgun sequence, the proteins below share one genomic window:
- the abca4a gene encoding retinal-specific phospholipid-transporting ATPase ABCA4a, producing MGLLTQFSLLLWKNFTLRKRQKVRLVVELLWPLFLFFILVGVRSTNKPIFKGQCHYPNKAMPSAGVLPWLQGIMCNIENPCLNHPTPGETPGQVNNFNNSIIAGMLIELQSVLADRSVLSEGGGAGR from the exons ATGGGTCTCCTGACGCAGTTCTCTCTGCTCCTGTGGAAGAACTTCACTCTTCGGAAGAGACAAAAG gTGCGGCTGGTTGTAGAGTTGCTGTGGCCTCTGTTTCTCTTCTTCATACTGGTGGGGGTGAGGTCTACCAATAAGCCAATTTTCAAAGGGCAAT GTCACTACCCAAACAAAGCAATGCCATCTGCTGGCGTGCTGCCCTGGCTTCAAGGCATTATGTGTAACATCGAAAACCCCTGTTTGAACCACCCAACGCCAGGGGAGACGCCAGGCCAAGTTAATAACTTCAACAACTCCAT AATTGCTGGGATGTTGATAGAGCTACAGTCTGTCTTGGCAGACAGATCTGTTCTCAGTGAGGGTGGAGGTGCTGGCAGATGA